In a genomic window of Streptomyces capillispiralis:
- a CDS encoding pRL2-8 yields the protein MASAKATDPPRGQCTQCWFHAYASREAHAGLGPREDCPQCVDHMKGGHPAHMIVR from the coding sequence ATGGCGAGCGCGAAGGCGACGGACCCGCCCCGGGGGCAGTGCACGCAGTGCTGGTTCCACGCGTACGCCAGCCGCGAGGCCCACGCCGGGCTCGGTCCGCGCGAGGACTGCCCGCAGTGCGTGGACCACATGAAAGGCGGCCACCCCGCCCACATGATCGTCCGCTGA